Proteins from a genomic interval of Nasonia vitripennis strain AsymCx chromosome 3, Nvit_psr_1.1, whole genome shotgun sequence:
- the LOC103315659 gene encoding uncharacterized protein LOC103315659 — protein MRDSRFASALLVLLVSGGVFSAVVLPRPPSSPNYIPQEYAGIGQEVAKGYNAEKAMYQSTNVEKPDTQDYRFLEIEVRDADNVDSLDLHGLVQAVLDNRNNPQHSLQSPLLNHHRLDLAAEDEDDELEERRNQTYPHPEVVPHSILGVRDVGFGPSQRLFEPTSLDLAGRPQHYLISPPQATKNLGDEKMYYLKSGRPKVYVNFRGKTGNFRQDTGDSRVTMRFEPAAFLRATQPYHMEKKTKSPKSPPKKYNPRLHGSTSSLDQTTESTASTSSATTTASTTTENAMVTSSELPKQIPAPPSRIPSRSPIAHTTPVQRYTARRTDILPGYAFADS, from the exons ATGAGGGACTCGAGGTTCGCATCGGCTCTGCTGGTGCTACTGGTGAGCGGAGGAGTTTTCTCGGCTGTGGTGTTGCCCAGACCGCCATCTTCGCCGAACTACATTCCCCAGGAGTACGCTGGAATCGGTCAGGAGGTGGCTAAGGGATACAACGCGGAGAAGGCGATGTACCAGAGCACCAATGTCGAGAAACCCGATACTCAGGATTACAG GTTCCTCGAGATCGAGGTGCGCGACGCCGACAACGTCGACTCCCTGGACCTGCACGGTCTGGTCCAGGCGGTTCTCGACAACCGCAACAACCCCCAACACTCGCTCCAGTCGCCTCTGCTGAACCACCACCGTCTAGACCTGGCAGCcgaggacgaggacgacgaaCTGGAGGAGCGTCGCAACCAGACCTATCCTCATCCGGAGGTCGTTCCACACTCGATTTTGGGTGTCCGCGACGTCGGATTCGGTCCCAGCCAGAGACTCTTTGAGCCCACGTCGCTGGATCTCGCCGGAAGGCCTCAGCACTACCTGATCAGTCCGCCCCAGGCCACGAAGAACCTGGGCGACGAGAAGATGTACTATCTCAAGAGCGGCAGACCCAAGGTGTACGTGAACTTCAGGGGAAAGACCGGTAATTTCAGACAGGACACCGGCGACTCAAGGGTCACCATGAGGTTCGAGCCGGCGGCTTTCTTGAGGGCTACCCAGCCTTATCACATG GAAAAGAAGACGAAGTCTCCGAAATCCCCACCGAAGAAGTACAACCCAAGACTCCACGGCTCGACGAGCAGTCTAGACCAAACGACGGAGTCCACAGCGTCGACGTCGTCAGCCACGACGACGGCCTCGACGACAACGGAAAACGCGATGGTGACGTCGAGCGAATTGCCGAAACAGATCCCAGCACCGCCGAGTCGAATCCCGTCCCGGTCGCCCATCGCCCACACGACGCCCGTCCAGAGGTACACCGCGCGCAGGACCGATATCTTGCCCGGCTACGCCTTCGCCGATTCGTAG